A single region of the Kryptolebias marmoratus isolate JLee-2015 linkage group LG10, ASM164957v2, whole genome shotgun sequence genome encodes:
- the LOC108239049 gene encoding integrin alpha-M-like, with product MSGLSTVDSVRAQINYTLTLDALRLTPKNRAYISNDQRDLIGSIDVDLNVQMCKNGNFLIKPCPEDAFSPLENELKFIFNGLPSNTNLRPVLAHKAETKTRHPIKFEINCGPDMLCTDNLQVDLNFTRSSEVKVGSDELLNVTVSVENTGENSYNSHIILTYPIGLSYRKFTSLHGRIECNSLDSEDGVTRGKTDCTVDKPIFKSNSRAVFIVSYGFNPSRQLERRIFVTANATSNNNQHSNSSKLYKKKEIEVKYSISIAIEGPRSYNNFTFGKNNLQKPLTQLIKVTNSLRELNFTVVIKVPLRLGDKDIWVDTSSLQITDCERNEDEKPEVTDFVAQIQKSKTVDCSVASCRVFRCSRFMERLHVKTYTISANLSSGWIEQIGLPSATFLLITTASLEYDRNQYIFLSKASNNVPPVRKIEAEVEVFAEPDFTKEIIGGCLGMLFFLLLLTVGLYKAGFFKSKYNQMTGENVKGETDPMNG from the exons ATGAGTGGACTGTCTACAGTAGATTCAG TTCGAGCACAGATTAATTACACTTTAACACTGGATGCACTTcgtttgactccaaaaaatcGAGCTTACATCAGTAACGATCAGAGAGACCTAATCGGATCTATTGATGTTGACTTAAATGTACAGATGTGCAAAAATGGGAATTTCCTTATCAAG ccttgtCCAGAAGATGCTTTCAGTCCGCTTGAGAATGAGCTGAAATTCATCTTCAACGGCTTACCCTCCAACACAAATCTTAGACCAGTTCTTGCCcacaaggctgaaacaaaaacccGTCATCCT aTTAAGTTTGAAATCAACTGTGGGCCTGACATGTTATGTACAGATAACCTACAAGTAGATCTCAACTTCACCAG atcCTCAGAGGTTAAAGTTGGCAGTGATGAGCTTCTGAATGTGACTGTCTCAGTGGAGAATACAGGGGAAAACTCCTACAACAGTCACATCATTCTCACATATCCTATTGGGCTCTCCTATAGGAAGTTTACATCTCTGCAT GGAAGAATTGAGTGCAACTCCTTGGACAGTGAAGATGGAGTAACAAGAGGAAAGACAGACTGCACTGTTGACAAacctatttttaaaagcaactcTCGG GCTGTTTTCATTGTCTCCTACGGGTTCAATCCCAGCAGACAACTTGAAAGAAGGATCTTTGTCACTGCAAATGCTACCAG CAACAACAATCAGCACTCCAATTCCAGCAAACTCTACAAGAAGAAGGAGATTGAAGTGAAGTACAGCATCTCAATTGCAATCGAAGG CCCTCGCAGCTACAACAATTTCACATTtggtaaaaacaatttacagaaGCCGTTGACACAATTAATAAAG GTAACTAATAGCTTGAGAGAGCTGAATTTTACTGTTGTGATCAAGGTTCCGCTAAGGCTTGGTGACAAAGACATTTGGGTGGACACAAGCAGTCTGCAG ATTACAGATTGTGAAAGAAATGAAGACGAAAAACCTGAAGTGACagattttgttgcacaaattcaaaaaagtaaaactgtg GACTGCTCTGTAGCAAGCTGTAGAGTGTTCAGGTGCAGCAGATTCATGGAAAGGTTACACGTGAAGACATATACAATCTCTGCAAACCTGAGCTCAGGATGGATAGAGCAG ATTGGACTTCCATCTGCCACTTTTCTCTTGATTACTACAGCCAGTCTAGAATATGACAGAAATCAGTACATCTTCCTCTCAAAAGCCTCTAACAACGTCCCTCCTGTTCGCAAG ATTGAGGCTGAGGTAGAAGTGTTTGCTGAACCAGATTTCACCAAAGAGATCATTGGAGGATGTCTgggaatgttgttttttcttcttctactcACTGTTGGTCTGTACAAA GCTGGTTTTTTTAAGAGCAAATACAATCAGATGACTGGGGAAAATGTAAAAGGAGAAACTGATCCAATGAATGGTTGA